The Fundulus heteroclitus isolate FHET01 unplaced genomic scaffold, MU-UCD_Fhet_4.1 scaffold_596, whole genome shotgun sequence nucleotide sequence GGAGTTTAGGTAAACATTACCAGAAGCATGAaacaggttatctttgtctgaagTAAACAAAATTTTGATGATCAAAAATCTTATTgcggaaagaaaaaaaaagcaaaggagAATCTGTAAAAAGAGAAATAGTTTCCATAACACAATATATGttcaaagtaatttaaataagtaaataaaaagcagaatttagatttttacgGAGGTGTACTGAATCTTTTTCcagtaaattataaataaattataaataaataaaaaaataaattttaaaaatgcagttttcaaataattgtttaatttattaatgaaaaaaaacttctcaaaCCATCCTGGACCTATGTAAAACACGGTCTGCGTTTGATTCATAGTTTCAGACGATTTGCACAGAGTTTATTAGTGGATCTTTGTTTTATTAGCAGAGGAGACAGATCATGTAAAgcttgacagttttttttactcctaaatAAGCCATGGAGACGATGTGCTGTTCAACACGTCACTGATTCCTTCGTGCCCTCTGTCCCTGCAGTGCTGCATGCCCCAGACAGCTGCCAGCCTGGTCCTCCGGCAGGAAAACAGCCCATCCAGTGCTTCAGATGTGGAGCGTTGTGCAAAGGAGAGGCGCTGCGAGTGCAGAGCAGCTACTTCCACATAAGGTGTTTCACATGCAAGGGTGAGTCAAGCCAGAAGGCAGAATCACATCTAGATAACGCGTCTGCTCCCATTGAAGGCCTAAAAATCGTCCCCTGGTACTGTTCAGTCAGAGTAAGAAACGCTGGTGTTACAAAATCACAAACGTTTCCCAACCCTTGCACCAAATAACTGTGGCTATTTCAGTCCTGGTGCATTGTTGTGTTGGCTCTACTGAGCTAGGAAACCCTAAACCTTTTAGATTGCTATTTAACCTTCATTTCTTCAGTAAAATACAACCATGGTGGATTGTCATCAGGCCTCATGGTACTGAATGTATTACAGAAATCTAGAATGGGCTGTTGTGAGCTCCTCCCCGGTTTGCAGTCAGCAGAGCTATCTGGCTCCATAGCGGACATATTTCCCCCAGCAAGCCTTTGTCTCGACTAATCAGTCCTGACAAGCTGCTCATGTTGTTGCTCTCTCTTGTCACTGTGCTGTTCAGAGCCGGAGAAAACAAAGACACTTTCAGGAGAAGCAAGACTCGTGAGGGAATGACTCAAAAATGTGTAGAAATGTGGGTTTAAATGCTTAAGATCAGACGACCGTCACATGACAAGCTATATTTCTGCTCcatgtttttgtaaattaataTTGTAGAAATGCTGTCTGTGACGTTGagaaggaaattaattaaatccGAGTGTTTGTCTCTGTGAGTGAGTCTCAGTGGGAACCAGAATAGAGCGGTGTAAATCTGTTTTTGGCATCTCGGCGCATTCTGTTGCAGCCGGCTCAGAGGGACAGAGCGGGGTTTGTCCGGATCAAATGTCTCCCAACAAGTCGAGTCCTGTCAGTGACCTGTCACTTAGCTAACGGACTCACATAGATTTATAAAGGTTACAAAAATAGTCCGTCAATTCAGAGTTTCTGACAGCCTAATCAGATTCATCATTTGCGTCAGACTAATTTAACACCTTTCTTTTCACTGATTCAGATGTCATTACATAAATTCTCAGATGTATGAATGAAGTCCTAAATGGTGACAACAGCCTAATAAAAGACATGTCTTCAAGCTGTGAAACCCGAGCTTACTTCTGAGGGCTTTCTTAGATAAATGAGTTATTTTCTTTCAATGTCCCCTTTACTTGTGTGTATATAGAGTACAGTAATAAATCAGTTGTCTGATTTGCTTTCAAGTTCAATAAACTGACATTATGTAGCTAATTACAAGCCAAAATCCGATGAACAGCTGTGTTGCTAGCTAGCTTAGGCTAGCTGTTGGCTAGCTTAGGTTAGCTGGTGGCTAGCTGCTAgctaaatgtgttaaaaaattagtttttaaaataccCCAGTTTTGGACCAAACTtcttatttttccttctttttttatcacatcACTAACATCACTATTCCCTGCAAAATTGCACAGCTTGAAAGTAGCAAAAAATGGCCGCTAACCATTAGCTGCTAGCAGaagcaagcattttgtttacTTCTCTGTACGATTTTCCCTCTGCCACTATCTGAAGGTAACACAACAGGCATCCATGCACAGTATTGTTTTCAGGTTTAGCTGCATGGTTTGAATTATATATATGAGTCAGGAAAATATAAGAGCATTTTCAAAGCCTTTATTTGTCCCCCACTGAGAGACAGGAAACATCTAAATGTCTCTCAACGTTCAATGTTTGTGGACATTCAACATATTTACAGATACAGTTAAGTCCAAAATGATTCACCCCCGACTAACATTGTTaagtaatattaatattttgaaaGAGTCCAACCGATCCCGACTTGACTCTAATAGAAAATAGAGCTAAAGATTAAGGCAGTGGTGGCAAAGAGGCCTTCAAATCTTCTGAATACCAGCGGAAACGTGCAAAAAGCTGTTCAGTGATTCAAAGAAGGGTTTATGAAATGCAAATAACatcagattatttttaaacactgacactcattttaaatagtttctCTCTTGAAACAAATTTTTCATTATGTTATGGTGGAGGTCCAAACCATAATCAGCCTACGGACAAActtaaaaagatattttaaaactagCTTCATGGTCTGTATGATGTGGCGGTAGTGCAGGGACCCCTTACATCATTCTTCCTGCAGCCATCCTGGTTTGATTCCCAACTTTTCACCTTTGCTGTATTTCTTACCCTGCTTCTCTTTTTCCTTGTTTCCTTTCTGATCACTTTGAACGACATTAgtgacaaaaagaaatttcaacaAGATAAGCAGATTTATTGCAGGGTTCTTTTCAGGGCTGAAAGTTGGCCAACAATCCAACTTTTGGTTGTGTCACCCCTGAACAATGTGTCTGAATTGTCTCCTCAGCCTGTTATCAAGTTTAAGGCGTCTGACTATACTTGTTTCTAAAAACCACCAGGCTTGTTTGATTCAGTGGAACAGGAGCTAGGTAGTTTGTCTTGAAACCAGCGTGCGAATGAATGAATGTATTGTAAAGCTCTTTGGGGgcctcaggacttgataaaaGCGCTGAACAAATTCAAGCCATTtacaatttgtaaaaaaacGTAGATGCAGAACTTTgtgcattcagtttttttttttctcaagatgTCTTTTTGTTTGCGCTTGAATGTGTGGTTTTGTCTAGTGTGTGGCTGCGACTTGGCTCAGAGCGGCTTCTTCATGAGGAGCGGCGACTGCCTCTGCCCGGTGGACTTCCAGCGCCTTCACGGCACGCCCTGCACCAGCTGTGGGGACTTCGTGGAGGGGGAGGTGGTCACTGTCCTGGGGAAGTCCTACCATCCAGCCTGCTTCGTGTGCACCGTGTGCAGGTAATAAAACATATTCTGTCAGCTTTAGGTTTAgagaaagagttttttttttacttatcttttgtttattttgtctgcTTCTCAGACGGCCCTTCCCTGCAGGGGACTTCGTAACCTTCAGGGGAAAAGACTGCCTCTGTCAGCGCTGTACTGAACCTGTGTCTCCTTCTAATCAGATCCGTCATCCCAATAGTGAGTACCTCCATACTGAGTTTCCTTTCCAAGGGATGTCATATGAAATATCTATAAATTAATCATGAACTGTGATCCTTTAGACTCTTAGCCAGGACACAGACTGTGGCTTGTGTGCTGGACGCTGGCCAACTTTGCTTTCTGAGCCATCTGTTGGTTTATTTTACCTCTTTCACTCTTGTGCTCCTGACTCAGGACAGCACCACATCTCACAGGGAACATCCTCAAAAGAGCTTGATAATTTCTGCAAGTGTCACATGACCTCACATTTTTGTGCAAATATTCCATGTTGCATTATCACGAGAGACTTGGAGATGTTGAAAATCGACTGTTAAAGCAGAATACGCTATGCGAGTCGGTCAGGATAGATTATACACAGGTGCTGGTCTAGAATTAGAATACCATGAAAAGGTACATTTCTTTTACTAATTCcgttcaaaaagtgaaacttgtatattattttCAGACATTACACagagactgatatatttcaagtgtttatttcttttaataatgatGATTTTAACTGACAACTAACGAAAACctcaaattcagtatctcagaaaatttgttAATTAACATCTGCAAATGCCTCCAtggagaagactgctgactggacagttgTCCAGAAGACGAGGACgaaaggtcattgctgaagaggctggctgttcacagagcacTGAGTCTAAGCACATTAATAGAGGAGAAGGAAAAGATGTGGTAGAAAAATGTGTCCAAGCAACAGGGATGACCGCACCCTGGAGAGGATTTGAAACCAAACCCACTCAGAAATGTGGGGAGATTCACAgagagtggactgcagctggatcaGAGCTTCCAGAACTTCCAGAATCCACTCTGGAACAAGAGACGGCGTCAGAAACGTCTCGCTAAAGACAGAAAGTACTGGATGCTGCTGAGTCGTCCACGGTTCTGTGCTCTGATGGAAGTAAATTTGTTTCCTTTTGAAAttaaggtcccagagtctggaggaggagaggagaggcacagaacCCACGTTGCTTCAGGTCCAGTGGAAaatttccacagtcagtgatggttcaGGTGCCGTGTcacctgctggtgttggtctactgcaggggtgtcaaacatacggcccgcgggccggatccggcccgccgaacaatttagtccggccctgtggctaaatgcattatcattataaaataatttttttttttttttttttttttccccagtgtcctgtctggcaatgtggcaataagatgccacaaagagctcatcagatttgactttcacaagtggacaagataaaaggaagagaatgataaaacaattattgaaaaaaacatgtactttgtttaattgaaaatatgcagttcctatattgtccacgagaggcgctgtgttttaattagcagattaagcttcaggtgtggaaaaattcaaatcatttcttaatttttatctgtttgatgtattttgtcatgcaggacaagttccaaaaaatgtgaataaatgtttttcaacaatgtacaatcactgtgatcagttcttatgcataatgcacaagtaaatgtttaactgagtaaaagtattgttgaaattgtacatacttttcttaaaaactctgagattattcaaaatatattgtgtaaaagtgaaattaacttaatatgaaaatcaacaagtccacttttattagttctatttaatcttgcaatgagtttactcgtgtggccctcttgagatcagattaagctgaatgcggcccctaaaccaaaatgagtttgacacccctggtctactGTGTTTTAGAGCCCTTCATGCTTcctgctgaccaactttatggagatgcagatttcatttctaacaggacttggcacctgcacacAGCACCAAAGCTCCCAGGACCTGGTCTAAGGACCAAGGTACACCTGTTCTTAAAGGGCCAGCACACTCTCCTGACCTTAACCCCACAGATAATCTATGGACTATtgagaagaggaagatgagatacGCCAGATCTGAcgatgcagaagagctgaaggcctcCATCAGAGCTACCTGGGCTCTCATCACACCTGAGCAGCGCCACAGACTGATGGAGACGTGCCACGCCGCATGGTTGCAGTGATCCAGGAAAAGGAGAACCGGCTAAGTACTGAGTGCTGCACATGCTCAGACTTTTCATGTTCATACTATTAAattggccaacatttctggaaatacttttttttttgctttggtcttaagtaatattctaattttctgagatactgaatttggggttttcattagttgtcagttatgaTCATCAAAGTTAAAAGCTTAGAatacatcagtctgtgtgtaatgaatggaTATAATTTACAGTTGTAGAATGGAGTTACTGAAAAGAAATcgactttttcatgatattctatcATTACCAGCACCTATATAGTGTTTATCAAGCTTTCATAAACTTTATGTCAAGTTCTAACCACATATTGCAGTGCATTTTACTGAGATACAATATGACCATATGATCAACAGAAAGTTATAAACTATTGTAAAGCAAAATTAAGTCCCCTATACTCTCATAACCCAAAATTAAGCCAAACGCAAACTTTTCTTTCATAAAAAGGGTTAATCTGTGTGtactttaatctcagtataaatacagctgttctgtaagTAACTCTGAAGTTTAGctagtttaaagtttaaactggGTTTGCATTGTATTCCAAACTTTGAACACCTTGTTTGAGCTCTGTTCATGTTGGCACAGCTGCAGGCTTACCCAGACATCTGCATTTTGCAAAGATAACATGTGATAGAaggaaatttaacaaaaatgtgtGCTCTCTGGAAACATCCTATCCACTAtgaagcatggaggtggcagcattatgctgtgggatgCTTTTTGTTAAGGTACGAAGTCAAATTGGGCACAATAACTTTTGTCAAGACTACACGGCTCAAAGTGCACGGGTTTCCTTTGGAAAAGAACAAAGTGCGGTTCAGATCCAAGAAGGCCGTAATTAAAAGGATCTGATCTAAGAGCTTTAATTCCATTTCAGGATAGATTCCTGCAGTTTAGATCCAGACATGAATGCAGGCATGTTTTCGTTTTCCAGACTGTTCCGGATGTGGCAGAGATATCAAAAACGGCCAGGCCCTGTTGGCCCTAGGAGGTCAGTGGCACATCGGTTGCTTCAAATGTAAAGCCTGCCGCAGGATCCTGAGCCGGGAGTACATCAACAAGTAAGTACATAGTCGTCTTTCTCAGCTGTTGGCCCTTATTCAGCTGGTTTTATGCCAGTAAATGAACAAATCACACTGGGATTTTCTAAAAGCAAAATTGAACTTAATATAAAGAATAAACTCACATGTACGTCTTTCAGAGATGGCGTTCCTTACTGTGAGAGGGACTACCAGACTCAGTTTGGGGTCAGATGTGAAGCGTGTCAACGGTTTATTACAGGAAAAGTCCTTGAGGTAAGAAGAGTCTCAGTTATGACACATTTTAGTGATAGTCTTGCATTTCTAAAATATTCTCCACTGCACATGAACAGTGGCAGTTTTggctttctcctgcattgtttacatttcaattgttttacttttaaattcagtgctgcaccttatactgtattttaaatctactgtaaattacaagctgtattcttgcacaaatgccctttggcacaatcaattctgcacatacaaatggttttaaaaaatactcacctcTACACTGTGACttgtcctgcattgtctacatttaaattgtttactttttaatcactgctgcaccttatactgtaatttaattttactgcaatttacaagctgtatgcaacgaaatttcgttctgtacgcactctgtgcatacaaaatgacaaataaggttgtctaagtctaagtctaaaagcAGCTGCAATGGATAATATCAATGCCTCATTAGAAGCAGACATGATACATAATAAAAATGCCACACCTCCTACAAAATGCCCAACAGTACATTTGCCTCAGACGTTTACGTTTTTATCAAGGGGACAATTATCATATTCATTTTTAAGGATTTATTTcaaaccatttatttttaatattaaaagaaTTGTTCAACATCAACAAATCTGAAAAACCAATCAAATACAAACAAAGGGACGCCCAGGGAGCGCAAGGAAGCTCTAAGATGGAGAACTGTAGCTTTCCACAATTGGGAATGTTTTCTGGAGACATTTATGAACGGCTCCAGGGTTCCCTAATTCTGTTAGCACAGGTTATTCAGAGGTGTCACCACCTGTCAAGGTGTCCCAGTCAGatgacggacagatggatgagTCAGGATGAGGCTttcaaacccaaaaacaaagtaTTGATTATCAAGCATGATGGCGGGCCGTATCATGCTGCGGTTTTGACTTTTTTAcacaaagtggatggaaaatgaGGATCGATTACTGTCAATTATTGACGATTTAGGctttcagcagttttttttttcttcacaagcAGAATCTCCTCCGTCAGCTGTATCTGcgtttttggtttttaaagccTGCATTTCAGAGGACGTGTTTTCAGGCTGTCTGCTGCCCCATGGCGCGCCTCTTCTctttaattcagttaaattcagttttatttatatagcgccaattcacaaaacatgtcatctcaagtctcttccaaagtcaaattcaatcaggtAATACAGATTAGTCAATATAAAACAtcatgacaagcagcattcactcctcctgaagagcgtagagccacagtgggacagtcgtctgcattgttgatggctttgcagcaatcctcatactgagcatgcatgaagcgacagtggagaggaaaactcccctttaacagggaggggaacctccagcagaaccagaaaccaggcctcagtgtgaacgctcatctgcctccacccactggggcttagagaagacagagcagagacacagaaagctcagagctccattgacccaggagtactttctatgttagagaagacagagcagagacacagaaagcacagaagctcacattgacccaggagtactgtCTATGTGAGATGGTAATAGatgatgatctgcctcccctgatgatgtcacagctaacagaacgccagaccaggtgtaccttctatgagagaaaaatgacagagaacaaaaagttgaaagctgaaataacaacaaacaatgcagattagagagcagtaggagaactcagcagagtgagagaaatagaccctgatgtcctccagtagcctaagcctatagcagcataactatagaggtagctcagggtaacatgagccactctgactagaagctttgtcacaaaggaaagttttaagattagtcttaaaagtagacggggtgtct carries:
- the LOC118556344 gene encoding actin-binding LIM protein 1-like, producing the protein MNRSNLLNLNSLGKICGSGNSGDMVILDRVKRKNSVRRMSIIEDGQLAEVLYLIPKQCMMEQLPFINPDDYILCEKLAGIPAEVSVLHAPDSCQPGPPAGKQPIQCFRCGALCKGEALRVQSSYFHIRCFTCKVCGCDLAQSGFFMRSGDCLCPVDFQRLHGTPCTSCGDFVEGEVVTVLGKSYHPACFVCTVCRRPFPAGDFVTFRGKDCLCQRCTEPVSPSNQIRHPNNCSGCGRDIKNGQALLALGGQWHIGCFKCKACRRILSREYINKDGVPYCERDYQTQFGVRCEACQRFITGKVLEAGERHFHPGCARCSRCGKMFTEGEEMYVQGSTIWHPNCKDNGRAEESCRVSRTKTPCLDFLFPPHELKVNIVCRPVFLSALMTQ